In Colias croceus chromosome 12, ilColCroc2.1, one genomic interval encodes:
- the LOC123696016 gene encoding DNA repair protein RAD50, which produces MAGIKSLAVRGIRSFGPEECDEQRISFEKPLTLILGQNGCGKTTIIECLRYAVTGQMPPGSRNECFVHDAKVNRSTEVMGQVKLKIVNAKDKQLEVSRSMRVTALQKKKTKFQTLDSFLSVIDENGKTKDISSRCADLDVVMHEELGVSKAILNSVIFCHQEDSSWPLDEGKKVKERFDEIFDADKYSDCIDKLRKIRKEYATTLKLLEQEVTFLTDKKQELDKKKLDVVNTESRISEAELKLSELTQELTPITEKITAIVALQKNLVSFESKKEKIKTRLEHCQTQEQELKKSIQNVYEGTTPELQENINNYAATAKTKQKELEESYKKNTSFNKEEEKIANEKTSNEVKFNKLIMLESQNQEKIDKRNSSIVETGKLADLEIEKVETDEDAQKGMNTITQKIKELQDDLKEQKGLADDEEKKFQHHVDQSRDALSRQKEKISNKEEDIQTNKKDMAKIEKQITDVNKSKQRLETVEAKLKAAEEDFERIQNELNTEERQKEINENEKLIETNEQELEVLNEKVTKLQKQTAKIKERDMIEESLKQKEKQLTVLKNKHKENLTELLGDIQSNYAVSVNKLECELRSEVDSAKQKIKEKQMEITRLEADRKHARDQLNERKAELTKAEDQMYKACGTQTYDATLAKVTATVEKLQDEQNVLQSSMFIIAKYKNQLKDNNCCPLCNRGFETDTEVSDLITQLTTQVMNVPAKLEKVTEELQKSSAKKDDLLSMKSLNERIINLKEKEIPKLEKRLSDIDTKISSATEETDELSMTMIEPEKRLQTARALAGDMPLLDRFTNELKTANKDLEAIKAQCTDIITDITLDEATTQQTSVRQRLSALRAQVKSAQTALNAHNKKLHNATEKKIKLKEEVVNIQKKVQDLVNLQENLKTMEENKEKYLVELKELQEGIAPLEADLKEKQNAKNEVVKKNRNEIDIKNNYIMKVVNAFDKVKIIDLEIRQHKERNIQKKMDEIKEANEKLMEKQKQIMADRDVLTKKIDSLRDELAKQEIYKRNLDDNLKLRKAQTEIENCEKELAEINEKLSGVNTEMLSQKEELISKQTKIFREKAQTEGMLGEMKASLKQFRAELKASGNAGVEARHRERLCSLHVTRAVDRDARDLLAALDRCLLQFHRDKMENINLIIREMWRKIYRGNDIDYIEIKTEGTMNADSDRRKYDYRVVQCKNGVEIDMRGRCSAGQKVLACLIIRLALAETFSSKFGILALDEPTTNLDQENIHSLCSALGEIVQERMTQKNFMFIIITHDREFIESLGNIDKVTHYYEVSRNEEGKSRIKKIRFT; this is translated from the exons atggCGGGAATAAAATCTTTGGCGGTACGAGGTATCCGCAGTTTTGGTCCTGAAGAATGTGATGAGCAAAGGATTTCTTTTGAAAAACCATTAACTTTAATACTTGGCCAAAATGGGTGCggtaaaacaacaataattgaaTGTTTACGATATGCTGTAACAGGTCAAATGCCTCCGGGCAGCCGAAATGAATGCTTTGTACACGATGCTAAAGTAAACAGATCCACTGAAGTAATGGGACAAGTAAAATTAAAG aTAGTGAACGCTAAAGATAAGCAACTGGAGGTCTCACGATCAATGAGAGTTACTGCactacaaaagaaaaaaaccaAGTTCCAGACTTTGGATTCCTTCCTTTCAGTTATAGATGAAAACGGAAAGACTAAAGATATATCTTCAAGATGCGCAGACTTAGATGTTGTTATGCATGAAGAACTGG GTGTATCAAAAGCCATTTTGAACTCTGTCATATTTTGCCATCAAGAAGATTCAAGTTGGCCTTTAGACGAGGGCAAAAAGGTGAAAGAAAGGTTTGATGAGATTTTTGATGCTGATAAGTACAGTGATTGTATTGATAAGTTGAGAAAAATCAGAAAGGAGTATGCTACAACACTTAAGTTACTTG AACAAGAAGTTACCTTCTTAACAGATAAGAAGCAAGAATTAGATAAAAAGAAATTAGATGTTGTCAACACTGAATCTAGAATCTCAGAAGCTGAGTTGAAATTGAGTGAATTAACCCAAGAGCTTACTCCTATTACTGAAAAGATAACTGCCATTGTTGCATTACAAAAGAATTTAGTTTCTTTTGAGTCTAAAAAGGAAAAGATTAAGACTAG ATTAGAACACtgccagacccaagaacaagaaCTCAAGAAAAGCATACAAAATGTTTATGAAGGAACAACACCTGAATTACAAGAAAATATCA ACAACTATGCAGCGACAGCTAAAACTAAGCAGAAAGAACTGGAGGAATCATACAAGAAGAATACTTCATTTAATAAAGAAGAAGAGAAAATAGCTAATGAAAAAACATCAAATGAAGTGAAAttcaacaaattaattatgttgGAGAGCCAAAACCAGGAGAAAATTGATAAAAGAAATTCTTCAATTGTGGAGACTGGTAAACTTGCTG ATCTAGAAATTGAGAAGGTGGAAACAGACGAAGACGCACAGAAAGGCATGAACACCATCACCCAAAAGATTAAGGAACTGCAGGACGACCTCAAGGAGCAGAAGGGGCTAGCTGATGATGAAGAGAAGAAGTTCCAGCATCATGTGGACCAGAGCAGGGACGCTttg tctagacaaaaagaaaagatatcaaataaagaagaagacattcaaacaaataagaaaGACATGGCGAAAATAGAGAAACAAATTACAGATGTGAATAAATCAAAGCAGAGATTGGAAACTGTTGAGGCAAAATTGAAGGCTGCTGAAGA ggaCTTTGAACGGATCCAAAATGAACTCAACACTGAAGAGAGACAAAaggaaataaatgaaaatgaaaaactcATTGAAACTAACGAACAAGAGCTGGAAGTATTAAATGAAAag GTAACAAAACTACAAAAACAAACAGCAAAAATTAAGGAGAGGGATATGATTGAGGaatcattaaaacaaaaagaaaagcaATTGACAGTTTTAAAGAACAAACACAA aGAGAATTTAACTGAACTATTAGGAGACATTCAAAGTAATTACGCTGTATCTGTGAACAAATTGGAATGTGAACTTAGATCTGAAGTAGATTCTGCCAAACAGAAGATCAAAGAGAAGCAAATGgaa ATAACTCGTTTAGAAGCCGATCGTAAGCACGCCCGCGACCAACTGAACGAGCGTAAAGCGGAACTCACAAAAGCAGAGGATCAAATGTATAAAGCTTGTGGCACACAGACGTACGATGCTACGCTGGCTAAAGTAACCGCCACTGTGGAAAAACTTCag GATGAACAAAATGTTCTACAATCATCAATGTTTATAATAGCTAAGTATAAAAATCAACTGAAGGACAATAACTGCTGCCCACTGTGCAACCGAGGTTTTGAAACAGACACGGAG GTATCAGATCTCATAACACAATTAACAACTCAAGTGATGAATGTGCCCGCCAAGCTCGAAAAAGTAACAGAGGAATTACAGAAGTCCTCTGCGAAGAAAGATGATTTGCTCAGTATGAAGTCACTCAATGAGAGAATTATCAACCTCAAAGAGAAGGAGATACCGAAGTTGGAGAAACGTCTTAGCGATATTGACACT aaaATATCCAGCGCTACAGAGGAAACGGACGAGTTATCTATGACCATGATAGAGCCGGAAAAGCGCTTGCAAACCGCGCGTGCGCTCGCCGGCGACATGCCGCTGCTAGACCGCTTCACTAACGAGCTGAAGACCGCTAATAAAGAT CTAGAAGCAATAAAAGCGCAATGCACGGACATAATAACGGACATAACGCTCGACGAAGCGACAACGCAGCAAACGTCGGTGCGGCAACGTCTCTCCGCGTTGCGGGCGCAAGTCAAGAGCGCGCAAACTGCGCTCAATGCACATAATAAGAAACTGCATAACGCCACTGAGAAGAAGATCAAGTTGAAGGAGGAAGTCGTTAATATTCAGAAGAag GTTCAAGATCTAGTCAACCTGCAAGAAAACCTGAAGACAATGGAAGAAAACAAAGAGAAATATTTGGTTGAATTAAAAGAACTGCAAGAAGGTATCGCGCCGCTCGAAGCCGATctcaaagagaaacaaaatgCAAAGAATGAGGTCGTTAAAAAGAATAG AAACgaaatagatataaaaaataattacataatgaAAGTCGTAAACGCGTTCGACAAAGTAAAGATCATAGACTTGGAGATCCGTCAACATAAAGAGAGAAACATCCAGAAGAAAATGGACGAAATTAAAGAAGCAAATGAGAAGTTGATGGAAAAACAGAAACAGATTATGGCCGACCGGGATGTTCTCACTAAGAAGATAGATAGCTTGAGGGATGAGCTAGCTAAACAGGAG aTATACAAACGTAATTTAGACGACAACTTAAAATTACGTAAAGCGCAAACTGAAATCGAGAATTGTGAGAAGGAGTTGGCGGAAATCAACGAGAAACTGAGCGGAGTTAATACGGAGATGTTGTCTCAGAAAGAAGAACTGATTTCCAAACAGACTAAGATATTTAGAGAGAAAGCGCAGACTGAGGGCATGTTGGGAGAGATGAAG GCGAGCCTGAAGCAGTTCCGCGCGGAGCTGAAGGCGAGCGGCAACGCGGGCGTGGAGGCGCGCCACCGCGAGCGGCTGTGCTCGCTGCACGTGACGCGCGCTGTGGACCGCGACGCGCGCGACCTGCTCGCCGCGCTCGACCGCTGCCTGCTGCAGTTCCACCGCGACAAGATGGAGAACATCAACCTCATCATACG TGAAATGTGGAGAAAAATATACAGAGGAAATGATATCGActatatagaaattaaaaccGAGGGTACTATGAATGCTGACTCGGATCGTCGTAAATATgattacag GGTAGTCCAATGTAAAAATGGTGTTGAAATAGATATGCGTGGTCGCTGCAGTGCAGGACAGAAGGTGCTAGCCTGCCTCATCATACGTCTGGCTTTAGCTGAAACATTTAGTTCCAA ATTCGGTATCCTCGCGCTAGATGAGCCGACAACGAATTTAGATCAAGAGAACATTCACAGTTTGTGTTCTGCTCTCGGAGAAATAGTTCAAGAGAGAATGACCCAGAAGAACTTCATGTTTATCATCATCACCCACGACAGGGAGTTCATCGAATCTCTGGGAAATATAGATAAAGTCACACATTATTACGAAGTTTCCAGAAATGAAGAAGGGAAGTCTAGAATTAAGAAAATcagatttacataa
- the LOC123696028 gene encoding conserved oligomeric Golgi complex subunit 8 gives MAQELRELCQLLFPDSSTENAEYFSDISDYIKKVGSQNWEQIAKEPERLTDEMKHLTEQTQDLAFSNYKTFVETAEISRTIMKDLGKSKDSLAVFLETTPTFVTECEKFSQAASDIVEDKKQYSNIRNQSDKLLELLELPSLMREALNSEDYESALDIFTFVRNLSKRYSNIPIVQNTTREIMTLWYETLYHLFNQLHYDLPLPQCLQILGYLRRANIVFKSTEEEQNYTNGNKNATSDGLHLHFLKARNAWFEKALEDAKSTESPDKLLRRIVELHRIHLFNVLTQHKSIFLSDSQESKVRDDELSGTSALSCWLKQKVEELANTLNQNLHKEDETSFESLLNQCMYLCLSFGRVGADLRCVLTPLFRNNVLMQFNAGIEKADNNFELYMKTYKVASIKNVPRPINENLASGPPEILLDYYPLAEYCNGLLNVLNSMRVTAPLNLVKDVYNGFRKSFEKAVQILISFYHREQQAFTDIERQNYCSFCVCFTEDLVPYISKCLSISFPPSQIAETLGVTLTVLQESKILYIDQAKLCQPLNNITGFSM, from the exons ATGGCACAAGAATTAAGAGAATTGtgtcaattattatttccGGATTCTTCCACAG aaAATGCTGAATATTTCTCGGATATATcagattatataaaaaaggttGGTTCCCAAAATTGGGAACAAATTGCCAAAGAACCTGAGCGTTTAACTGATGAAATGAAACATTTAACTGAGCAAACACAAGATTTGGCTTTCTCAAACTACAAAACCTTCGTTGAAACGGCTGAGATATCGCGAACAATAATGAAAGATCTTGGCAAATCAAAAGATTCTTTAGCAGTATTTTTGGAAACAACACCAACATTTGTGACAGAATGTGAAAAATTCTCACAAGCTGCTTCGGATATAGTTGAAGACAAAAA ACAATATAGTAACATCAGGAATCAAAGTGATAAATTGCTTGAACTCTTAGAATTGCCATCTTTAATGAGAGAAGCCTTAAATTCAGAGGACTATGAGAGTGCGCTTGATATATTCACATTTGTACGGAATTTATCAAAGAGATATTCAAATATTCCAATTGTTCAG AATACTACTAGGGAAATAATGACTTTATGGTATGAAACTTTGTATCATCTCTTCAATCAACTGCATTATGATTTACCATTGCCACAGTGTTTACAA ATTTTGGGTTATTTGCGACGAGccaatattgtatttaaatccACTGAGGAGGAACAAAACTATACCAATGGTAACAAAAACGCCACTTCAGATGgcttacatttacattttcttaAAGCCAGGAATGCTTGGTTTGAAAAAGCTCTAGAAGATGCTAAGAGTACAgaat cCCCTGATAAATTGCTAAGAAGAATTGTTGAACTGCACAggattcatttattcaatgttCTTACTCAGCacaaatctatatttttatctgaCTCCCAAGAGTCTAAAGTGAGGGATGATGAATTAAGTGGAACTAGTGCACTGTCTTGCTGGTTAAAGCAAAAG GTTGAAGAATTAGCAAATACTCTAAATCAAAACTTACATAAAGAAGATGAGACAAGCTTTGAGTCACTATTAAACCAGTGTATGTATTTGTGCCTGTCATTTGGAAGGGTGGGAGCCGATTTGAGATGTGTGCTTACTCCTTTATTTAGGAACAATGTTTTGATGCAATTTAATGCTGGCATAGAGAAGGCTGATAACAATTTTGAACTATACATGAAAACATACAAAGTTGctagtataaaaaatgtaccaaGACCAATAAATGAAAACCTGGCATCTGGTCCTCCGGAAATTTTACTAGATTATTATCCTTTAGCTGAGTATTGTAATGGCTTATTAAATGTTCTGAATTCAATGAGAGTAACAGCGCCATTAAATCTCGTAAAGGATGTTTATAATGGTTTTCGGAAATCATTTGAAAAAGCTGTACAGAttcttatttcattttatcacAGAGAGCAACAAGCTTTTACTGATATTGAGAGGCAAAATTATTGTTCGTTTTGCGTTTGTTTTACTGAGGATTTAGTGCCATATATATCCAAATGTTTGTCGATTTCTTTCCCTCCATCACAAATAGCCGAAACGCTAGGTGTTACTCTTACTGTTTTACAAGAAAGTAAAATCCTGTACATAGATCAAGCAAAATTATGTCAACCGTTAAATAATATCACAGGTTTTTCTATGTAA
- the LOC123696023 gene encoding zinc finger protein 345-like isoform X2: MEGEEFHLRWEEADIKTAEELIANADNIAAENLVFLSQDVNYTESAELAADPSVECVTEEVITDDWVISGEQERVEVPLEHLAHPVQNVKVENDLDVPLPTDQDEYTAMRPFPCDFCSRRFRKKAALMNHMVAHQNDRPHACNLCGVRYVRKCDLMNHLKVHAFIPENEPIEYHSNDEEIHTASLLKPRKKRGRRKKKPDPVENGVPDVHMTSARTQQWSRRGRTPPKPPPSPPSPPSPASPSPPPSPPPPPPPTDPSRPFVCRHCGIGFAREKALQSHARVHGGDSPVECSECGELCWSREALASHAAQRHPHLPHLPRSAKHDPYDDNSGDDMDFRLSPLAHSGSERERTVYDTVRGPELFCQDCGVAFQRADLLRRHVAAAHSYKRHDSTSSTWEQEHTCDVCGESCPDALTLLAHAEGHAERHRPNAPRLKRMSKGRNTTTALLNSKQFPCRECGKVFGSRSSQQIHIRIHTGERPYACRFCWKAFADGGTLRKHERIHTGEKPYACAVCPRAFNQRVVLREHVRSHHSAPDRRANGGYQYSCTVCGRPMLTSAELVQHLIQHCDENTALKRQPQSGPRKYKRRRKIKNEPALSPVGEWGGSRSPARSRSRSRSPASPRSPAAPPARRRRRAAAPPPRRPRMIHTSEESRARTKQVRTRRPPRHPADDLRAIAPRSLSPSPSPLPSPPTPAPASPPSPSPPPSPAHSPQQTHDEGPFKCEMCSLEFPRRDALLLHVPVHI, encoded by the exons ATGGAAGGAGAAGAATTCCACCTCCGCTGGGAGGAAGCTGATATAAAA acGGCAGAAGAGCTAATTGCCAATGCAGATAATATAGCAGCGGAGAACCTTGTATTCTTATCCCAAGATGTGAATTATACTGAGTCGGCTGAACTAGCAGCTGATCCCAGCGTTGAGTGCGTTACTGAAGAAGTGATCACTGATGATTGGGTGATTAGTGGAGAACAGGAACG AGTGGAAGTGCCTTTAGAACATCTTGCACATCCAGTGCAGAATGTGAAAGTAGAAAATGACCTTGATGTGCCATTACCAACTGATcag GATGAATACACAGCGATGCGACCATTCCCCTGCGATTTTTGTTCACGGCGGTTTCGAAAGAAAGCAGCTCTTATGAATCACATGGTTGCACATCAAAATGATAGACCGCACGCATGCAACTTGTGCGGCGTAAGATACGTGCGCAAATGTGACCTGATGAACCATCTGAAAGTACACGCTTTTATACCAGAAAATGAGCCTATTGAATATCATAGCAATg ATGAAGAAATACACACTGCCTCTCTTTTAAAGCCAAGAAAGAAAAGAGGCAGACGGAAAAAGAAACCAGATCCTGTAGAA AACGGCGTGCCGGACGTGCACATGACGTCAGCGCGCACGCAGCAGTGGTCGCGGCGCGGGCGCACTCCCCCCAAGCCTCCCCCATCTCCCCCATCCCCGCCATCCCCCGCGTCCCCCTCCCCGCCACCATCACCGCCACCGCCCCCGCCGCCCACCGACCCGTCAAGGCCCTTCGTTTGCCGGCATTGTGGTATTGGATTCGCGAGGGAGAAAGCGCTGCAGTCGCATGCAAGG GTACACGGTGGCGATTCGCCCGTGGAATGCAGCGAGTGCGGCGAGCTGTGCTGGTCGCGCGAGGCGCTCGCGTCGCACGCGGCGCAGCGACACCCGCACCTGCCGCATCTACCGCGATCGGCTAAACACGACCCTTATGATGATAACTCGG GTGACGACATGGACTTCCGCCTATCCCCACTAGCGCATAGCGGCAGTGAACGTGAGCGCACGGTGTACGACACGGTGCGTGGCCCCGAGCTGTTCTGTCAGGACTGCGGCGTGGCATTCCAGCGCGCTGACCTGCTGCGGCGGCATGTAGCAGCCGCCCACAG TTACAAGCGACACGACAGCACAAGCAGTACCTGGGAGCAGGAGCACACGTGCGACGTGTGCGGCGAGAGCTGTCCCGATGCCTTAACGTTATTGGCCCACGCGGAGGGACACGCTGAACGACATCGCCCTAATGCGCCTAG ATTAAAAAGAATGTCCAAAGGTCGCAACACAACTACAGCTTTACTCAATTCAAAACAATTCCCATGCAGAGAATGTG gcAAAGTGTTCGGGTCGCGCAGCTCGCAGCAGATCCACATCCGCATCCACACGGGCGAGCGGCCGTACGCGTGTCGCTTCTGTTGGAAAGCGTTCGCCGACGGCGGCACGCTGCGCAAGCACGAGCGGATACACACCG GTGAGAAACCGTACGCGTGTGCAGTGTGCCCGCGTGCGTTCAACCAGCGCGTTGTGTTGCGCGAGCACGTACGCTCTCACCACTCGGCGCCTGACCGACGCGCTaacg gCGGGTATCAATATTCGTGCACTGTGTGCGGGAGGCCGATGTTAACAAGCGCAGAGTTGGTGCAGCATCTCATACAGCACTGTGATGAAAATACCGCCTTGAAAAGACAGCCTCAG TCCGGGCCAAGGAAGTACAAGCGGCGGCGGAAAATAAAGAACGAGCCGGCGCTGTCGCCCGTGGGCGAGTGGGGCGGGTCACGGTCACCGGCGCGGTCACGGTCACGGTCACGGTCACCAGCGTCGCCGCGGTCACCGGCCGCGCCGCCCGCGCGCCGCCGTCGCCGCGCCGCTGCCCCGCCGCCGCGCCGACCGCGCATGATACACACGTCGGAGGAGAGTCGTGCCCGCACTAAGCAG GTCCGGACTCGGCGTCCGCCCCGGCACCCGGCTGACGATCTACGCGCCATAGCGCCGCGCTCCCTCTCCCCCTCCCCCTCCCCGCTGCCCTCTCCCCCCACACCCGCACCCGCCTCCCCGCCATCCCCCTCTCCACCTCCCTCCCCCGCACACTCCCCACAACAGACACACGACGAAGGACCCTTCAAGTGCGAAATGTGTTCGTTAGAATTCCCCCGCAGAGATGCCCTACTCCTGCACGTTCCAGTACACATATGA
- the LOC123696023 gene encoding zinc finger protein 345-like isoform X1, whose protein sequence is MEGEEFHLRWEEADIKPNIEVTEEVICGLENVQTVPYSNMTAEELIANADNIAAENLVFLSQDVNYTESAELAADPSVECVTEEVITDDWVISGEQERVEVPLEHLAHPVQNVKVENDLDVPLPTDQDEYTAMRPFPCDFCSRRFRKKAALMNHMVAHQNDRPHACNLCGVRYVRKCDLMNHLKVHAFIPENEPIEYHSNDEEIHTASLLKPRKKRGRRKKKPDPVENGVPDVHMTSARTQQWSRRGRTPPKPPPSPPSPPSPASPSPPPSPPPPPPPTDPSRPFVCRHCGIGFAREKALQSHARVHGGDSPVECSECGELCWSREALASHAAQRHPHLPHLPRSAKHDPYDDNSGDDMDFRLSPLAHSGSERERTVYDTVRGPELFCQDCGVAFQRADLLRRHVAAAHSYKRHDSTSSTWEQEHTCDVCGESCPDALTLLAHAEGHAERHRPNAPRLKRMSKGRNTTTALLNSKQFPCRECGKVFGSRSSQQIHIRIHTGERPYACRFCWKAFADGGTLRKHERIHTGEKPYACAVCPRAFNQRVVLREHVRSHHSAPDRRANGGYQYSCTVCGRPMLTSAELVQHLIQHCDENTALKRQPQSGPRKYKRRRKIKNEPALSPVGEWGGSRSPARSRSRSRSPASPRSPAAPPARRRRRAAAPPPRRPRMIHTSEESRARTKQVRTRRPPRHPADDLRAIAPRSLSPSPSPLPSPPTPAPASPPSPSPPPSPAHSPQQTHDEGPFKCEMCSLEFPRRDALLLHVPVHI, encoded by the exons ATGGAAGGAGAAGAATTCCACCTCCGCTGGGAGGAAGCTGATATAAAA ccTAATATAGAGGTGACTGAAGAAGTAATATGCGGATTAGAAAATGTCCAAACTGTGCCTTATTCAAATATG acGGCAGAAGAGCTAATTGCCAATGCAGATAATATAGCAGCGGAGAACCTTGTATTCTTATCCCAAGATGTGAATTATACTGAGTCGGCTGAACTAGCAGCTGATCCCAGCGTTGAGTGCGTTACTGAAGAAGTGATCACTGATGATTGGGTGATTAGTGGAGAACAGGAACG AGTGGAAGTGCCTTTAGAACATCTTGCACATCCAGTGCAGAATGTGAAAGTAGAAAATGACCTTGATGTGCCATTACCAACTGATcag GATGAATACACAGCGATGCGACCATTCCCCTGCGATTTTTGTTCACGGCGGTTTCGAAAGAAAGCAGCTCTTATGAATCACATGGTTGCACATCAAAATGATAGACCGCACGCATGCAACTTGTGCGGCGTAAGATACGTGCGCAAATGTGACCTGATGAACCATCTGAAAGTACACGCTTTTATACCAGAAAATGAGCCTATTGAATATCATAGCAATg ATGAAGAAATACACACTGCCTCTCTTTTAAAGCCAAGAAAGAAAAGAGGCAGACGGAAAAAGAAACCAGATCCTGTAGAA AACGGCGTGCCGGACGTGCACATGACGTCAGCGCGCACGCAGCAGTGGTCGCGGCGCGGGCGCACTCCCCCCAAGCCTCCCCCATCTCCCCCATCCCCGCCATCCCCCGCGTCCCCCTCCCCGCCACCATCACCGCCACCGCCCCCGCCGCCCACCGACCCGTCAAGGCCCTTCGTTTGCCGGCATTGTGGTATTGGATTCGCGAGGGAGAAAGCGCTGCAGTCGCATGCAAGG GTACACGGTGGCGATTCGCCCGTGGAATGCAGCGAGTGCGGCGAGCTGTGCTGGTCGCGCGAGGCGCTCGCGTCGCACGCGGCGCAGCGACACCCGCACCTGCCGCATCTACCGCGATCGGCTAAACACGACCCTTATGATGATAACTCGG GTGACGACATGGACTTCCGCCTATCCCCACTAGCGCATAGCGGCAGTGAACGTGAGCGCACGGTGTACGACACGGTGCGTGGCCCCGAGCTGTTCTGTCAGGACTGCGGCGTGGCATTCCAGCGCGCTGACCTGCTGCGGCGGCATGTAGCAGCCGCCCACAG TTACAAGCGACACGACAGCACAAGCAGTACCTGGGAGCAGGAGCACACGTGCGACGTGTGCGGCGAGAGCTGTCCCGATGCCTTAACGTTATTGGCCCACGCGGAGGGACACGCTGAACGACATCGCCCTAATGCGCCTAG ATTAAAAAGAATGTCCAAAGGTCGCAACACAACTACAGCTTTACTCAATTCAAAACAATTCCCATGCAGAGAATGTG gcAAAGTGTTCGGGTCGCGCAGCTCGCAGCAGATCCACATCCGCATCCACACGGGCGAGCGGCCGTACGCGTGTCGCTTCTGTTGGAAAGCGTTCGCCGACGGCGGCACGCTGCGCAAGCACGAGCGGATACACACCG GTGAGAAACCGTACGCGTGTGCAGTGTGCCCGCGTGCGTTCAACCAGCGCGTTGTGTTGCGCGAGCACGTACGCTCTCACCACTCGGCGCCTGACCGACGCGCTaacg gCGGGTATCAATATTCGTGCACTGTGTGCGGGAGGCCGATGTTAACAAGCGCAGAGTTGGTGCAGCATCTCATACAGCACTGTGATGAAAATACCGCCTTGAAAAGACAGCCTCAG TCCGGGCCAAGGAAGTACAAGCGGCGGCGGAAAATAAAGAACGAGCCGGCGCTGTCGCCCGTGGGCGAGTGGGGCGGGTCACGGTCACCGGCGCGGTCACGGTCACGGTCACGGTCACCAGCGTCGCCGCGGTCACCGGCCGCGCCGCCCGCGCGCCGCCGTCGCCGCGCCGCTGCCCCGCCGCCGCGCCGACCGCGCATGATACACACGTCGGAGGAGAGTCGTGCCCGCACTAAGCAG GTCCGGACTCGGCGTCCGCCCCGGCACCCGGCTGACGATCTACGCGCCATAGCGCCGCGCTCCCTCTCCCCCTCCCCCTCCCCGCTGCCCTCTCCCCCCACACCCGCACCCGCCTCCCCGCCATCCCCCTCTCCACCTCCCTCCCCCGCACACTCCCCACAACAGACACACGACGAAGGACCCTTCAAGTGCGAAATGTGTTCGTTAGAATTCCCCCGCAGAGATGCCCTACTCCTGCACGTTCCAGTACACATATGA
- the LOC123696063 gene encoding BET1 homolog yields the protein MRRARETYAYQPIPRAPTEDVLEHENERMAEELSGKITTLKHMSIEIGNEVRYQDKILRGLDDDVDRSSGFLGKTMGRVLKLGKGNHNYYIIYLFLFSIFVFFLLYIVLKFR from the coding sequence ATGCGAAGAGCCCGAGAAACTTATGCGTACCAACCGATACCTCGAGCTCCTACTGAGGATGTTCTTGAACATGAAAACGAACGAATGGCCGAGGAACTTAGTGGAAAAATAACAACCCTTAAACATATGTCAATTGAAATTGGCAACGAAGTTCGATACcaggataaaatattacgtGGCCTAGATGACGATGTCGACAGAAGTTCTGGTTTCCTGGGAAAAACTATGGGCAGAGTTTTGAAGCTTGGTAAAGGGAATCATAACTATTACATCATTTACTTATTCTTGTTCTCTATTTTTGTATTCTTTTTGCTTTATATAGTTCTGAAGTTCAGGTGA